In Fragaria vesca subsp. vesca linkage group LG1, FraVesHawaii_1.0, whole genome shotgun sequence, the sequence ACCTGTCACACACAAAGTATTATAAATTTGTTCATATTAATAGAATTCTTATATATTGCTGCTAATTCATGTCAGCTAGAGGTGTCAATATACTCTCCTAGTGTTGCGACAATCTTCAATGAGCCTAGACTCTGAACACTATCCCTTGTATGCATAGAAAATGATAGAAAAGATATAACTAAGCAATGCAATCAAGAGAATTCTGAACGGTGATAAACATTTGCCAGGTTCCTTCAAGTTTTCAATAAAAAATTCATAATAAAGTAGAGAATACTTACTCTCTGTTTTAGTACTTTCTTGCCAAATAATGGCAATAGGAGGGAAGCTGACGACTGGACACTTGCCCTGACCCGTCCAAACAACCTCTCTAAGTCTGGAAGCTTGCGGAGATACTGAGCAATAAGTGGTACCATTTCTGGATGACCCAGTAGATCTTCAACCACATTAAGCCGGTTATTAATGGCTTCAACAGATTTCAAGGGATGGCAGATCCACTTCCTCAGAAGCCGCTTACCAGATGCTGTCACACAGTTATCGAGAAATGCATACAGCGTACCTGAAACCATGATAGAAATTAGCACAATAAACCTGACAAACCTGAGTATTCTGGTCAAACCCAAAGAAAGGGAACACTTGCCTGATGGACCACCATCAGCAGTATTACTGAAAATCTCAAGATTTATCAGTGTCTGTCCATCCATTTTGAGGCAACCACTATAAACTTGGTAAGGTAATATATCTCCATTGCGTAGAACATCATCTAACTGAATGGGAAATAAAATGTGTCAGTTATACATAAATGCTATAAATTAGTATCCATTTTACAGGAGACATGCAAGTGAGCTTACCATCAACCTGGATAGATGGTCAATAAGTGTACCAAGAGCAGGTAAAGTGATGTCATGGTGTACACCATCAAGTCCATGATTCCATGAATTAGAAGACCCTTTGAAGTATCCTTTCAACTGAATCAGTTTACTAACTTCAGAAGCATCCACAAAATCATTGACCGGCTGCACTGGAGTCAATTGCAGTGCAGAACCTGCAAGATAAACAAAAATAATCAGTCACCTCTCTCTGTATCTATCTATCACACTTTCAATTAGGAAAAAGGAAAAGATGTCTTCAAACCTGTTGAGTACTTTTTGAGTGCCTTTTGAGCTTCTTTTGACAGCCCTGAACGGAGTTGAATATTGAAGTTTCAAGATATGATATATTTCAAAAAACTTCAAGGTGGAACTTGCAAAACAAGAGGACGTGCAGAAAAGAAAAATTGTCTTACCTCTATTCTCATATATAACTTCTTTAGGTGACACCTAGCATCCCATGAAGAAATTAGAATACAAGTTCTCAAGCCTTCAAGAATAACAAGAGATGAAGAAGAAAGAGCATACTTGCATCAATAGAGCCCCCAAAGCAGCACAGGAAGCATCATCACTGATAGCACCAATCCAGAACTTTAAAGCAGAACAATCAACAAAAGCAAACCCATATACAACTGAACCATTATCAACCCCAGAGTTCCCCTAAAACAGAAGAGAATTGTGAGTACAGTAATTTTGAAAAGTGAAAACATATTTCTGGTAGTCGAAAGATAAGCATGTCAGGAAGCATGACAAACTAATCAGAGAAGGCAGATACAATGAAGATGAATAATATTAATACTGAGAAACAGTAAATAAATACATTCAAAGCAGAATAAGAGCCTGCTCTGGTGCTTTCTCTTAACCTCTCTGAGTTGAATATCGATTGTATTCAGTGACTTTAGGACGTATACATTTAGTACCACTGGGATCAGACTGAGCTTACAAATACCACAATCAAAATATGAAAAACATGGTAGACATAGCAAGTGGCAGAAAACTAAATATGCAACTACACTCAAGATAGTTGAAAAATTCCGTACATCACAAACCTCTTTTATTGCAAGAAGATGAACAGCATCAGGTCCAATATTTCCATCAGTTGTGGTTGATGGTGTGACAACCTGAACCAATTTTCTTGGAATTACCTGTAATCAGAGATTCAAAATTCAGACATTCAACTCATAGTTACTAAATAATCACTGAATGACAGAGGCTTTAATAAGTTATTCTACTTTTTACAGACCCAGATAAAGAAATAAGAAAAATAAGTTTGCATTGTCAACTTACAGCTTTGGCACCTCTGGCTTTTGCTTGCTCAGAAGTTTCCAGCTGCTCTATCCGTCCAACTTTATACCTTAACAGCAGATGTAACAAAGAACAAGTCAATTATGATGTATTAACATACTAAACTAGAAACTCATCCTACTACAAAGGATGCAGATGCTGATCAAGTTAATAGGACCAGTCAATCACATACCCACGGACAACCAATTTTTGAACAGCATCGTCAATCCCACTTTCAGATATGCCAACCTGACCACAGCGAAAATCAATACATGTAAATTATTCCAATCAACTGATAAACATATACTTTGTTGGAAGAACAAGTATACAAATAAAAACAAACAGTGATTCAAGTCACCTGGCGGCATTTCCCAACACCACTCAAGGTCATTTTCCAATCAAGCTCCTTGTGGCCAATTTCAGCATCTATTTCATATAGCTCATAAAACTTTCCCTGTGTTTGACCACAAGTCATCATATTAGGTCACAGTGATATAGTGTAAACAACAAGGTTGAGCTAATACGTTCTGCAAAATAAAAACCAACTTTGTTCTACATCATTCTCTTTAAAAGAAGGCAAGCAGAAAAAATATGTTGTGAAAATAAATCATCCCAAAACCCTTGACATAGATCAGAATATGAACCAACTAGCAAGCCAAATGTTATCTACTCAGTCTTATGGAGAAAACAAAACATCTCTATTTGCTCATTCTACAAATGGATTGCTTAGGTGAATTGTCAAACTGAATTTGTGGTGCCACAGTGTTTAATGAGCTACAGACCCAGACAAAACATGATGCACTTCAAGTATAAATGTTTAACTAGTTCTAACTCACCACTTTAAAGAAAATCACAACATCCATATACTGACACTTGACATCCCAGTATTGTCTCTGTGATGCGGACATTTTCTTCAAAGCATCAGGCGGTATATAAAGCGATGTTCTGTCATAGAGAGGATCACCAGGCCTTCTGCGATTCGCATCTCTAATTCGGGACGGATCAAGCCACTCAAACTTGCTAGCCATTTCAGACGCCTCCCCACGGCTCTTGTCTAAGACTATCGGCTCCTCAAGAACTTTCAATCTTTTACTAGAATTTGGCACAGAACTCCCAAATATATCCCCAAACTTAGGTATCTCCTCTTGAATCCGCTTCATACGAGGTACTAGACGCTGTGTCCCCGGTGTTTCTGGTCCAGCAATGTCATCATCACTTTCGATAAGCATCACAGAACCTTTTTTAAGTTTCTCACCGGAATTCGCATCATTAAATTTACCAGATACTACACAATCATTACCGGAACCACCAGTTGGTTCATTCCTACACACAAAATCATAAAACAGAATTTAAAATTTGTTTCCAAAATTCCAAAACAGCTAAACATAACACTATCAACTACTATACCCAAGGCTTCAGAGTCACTATTAAGCTTGAACAGTAGGTAAAACCCTAAGCATTTCTATGCGATTCACCAGAATAAGTAAGTAAAAATCACTATCAATTTTACTGGATAAGATAAGGAACAGTACCGGTGGCTCTGAGAAGCCTTATGTGAGTCATCGACCTTCATAAACTTATGCATAATACTAGAGAAAGGCGAAGAGTCTCTCAGGCTCGCAGAATTCGCCGTCAGAATCTGACGTGGCACCTTCTCCGGCGGCGTGTCGGTTCCTCGGACTTTGAGATCCGGAGCCTGATTGGATCCTACGGCCTTCTGCTCCTGCTGCTTCGCCGCGAAATGGTCAGCTCGCCGGCCATCGTCTGCGGCGGCGGTGCTGCTCTTCTCCGGCGAGGGTTTCCGGAAAAAGGAGAGGATTGATTTCTGGCGCTGCATATTGTCAATTCAGAGAGAAATGCATAAAGACAAAAGGCGCCGAATCGGCTAGTTTTATTTAGCGGAAGAAAAATTTGGCGCCAAAATATTGCGCTTTTGGGGAAATGTTTTCCCGGCGGTGATTTTGATTTGACCTAGCACGAAACGACGTCGTATTAGGCTCCAGCACGTGAGCCAATGATACGTCACCACGTTGCAAACGGCGACACAGCTAATAAATATTTTTTACATTATCATCCTATTATAATTGTTAGGCCTCATTTGATACGCGGAAAGAAAAATAGTTCTATTTTCTTTCCCAAGGGAAGGGAAAGAGAAGAAAAATAAAATTTCCCAACGATTTTCTGTTCCAATGTTTGGTAACACAAGAAAAATCATCCAAAAAGTTGTTAATTAAAATAATAAAATAATATATTATGAGTAATAAATGCAATAAAATAAGATTGGAAAATGGTTTCTATGGGCTATAGATTTTGGAACGAACAACTTTCCCTCATATTTTGATGGTTCCATTAGAAGTAAAGTTGCAGCTGGAGGTTTTATTTTAAGAACAAAAGTTGGTAAACCTCTTATGGCAGCTGCCTTCAACTCTTGTGTTGCTAGTGTTCCCCTTGCAGAAGCTCTTGCGCTAAGAAACAGTCTGGTATGCACTAAAGAGAAAGGCTTGTCAAAGATTTAAGTAGAAGGCGATTCCAAGCTTGCCATTGACATTGCGAATGGAGTTTGTGATCCCCCTTAGAGGCTTCTAAAGATCTTGTTAAAATGTAATTTTGTATCCATCAGCTTCAAACATGTATTGAGGGAACTAATTTCGTGGC encodes:
- the LOC101307930 gene encoding DNA mismatch repair protein MSH7-like; its protein translation is MQRQKSILSFFRKPSPEKSSTAAADDGRRADHFAAKQQEQKAVGSNQAPDLKVRGTDTPPEKVPRQILTANSASLRDSSPFSSIMHKFMKVDDSHKASQSHRNEPTGGSGNDCVVSGKFNDANSGEKLKKGSVMLIESDDDIAGPETPGTQRLVPRMKRIQEEIPKFGDIFGSSVPNSSKRLKVLEEPIVLDKSRGEASEMASKFEWLDPSRIRDANRRRPGDPLYDRTSLYIPPDALKKMSASQRQYWDVKCQYMDVVIFFKVGKFYELYEIDAEIGHKELDWKMTLSGVGKCRQVGISESGIDDAVQKLVVRGYKVGRIEQLETSEQAKARGAKAVIPRKLVQVVTPSTTTDGNIGPDAVHLLAIKEGNSGVDNGSVVYGFAFVDCSALKFWIGAISDDASCAALGALLMQVSPKEVIYENRGLSKEAQKALKKYSTGSALQLTPVQPVNDFVDASEVSKLIQLKGYFKGSSNSWNHGLDGVHHDITLPALGTLIDHLSRLMLDDVLRNGDILPYQVYSGCLKMDGQTLINLEIFSNTADGGPSGTLYAFLDNCVTASGKRLLRKWICHPLKSVEAINNRLNVVEDLLGHPEMVPLIAQYLRKLPDLERLFGRVRASVQSSASLLLPLFGKKVLKQRVKVFGTLVKGLRFGLDLLKVLQNEGHMIELLLKLFKVPSLSGSDGLDLYLKQFEAAVDSDFPNYQDHGATDSDAETLSILVELFMEKATEWTDVIHGINCIDVLRSFAVTSSFPGGAMSRPVLLPQSQTTLNGENGCPTLNIKGLWHPFALGENGGLPVPNDVVLGENTDGYHPRTLLLTGPNMGGKSTLLRSTCLAVILAQLGCYVPCEICVLSLVDIIFTRLGATDRIMTGESTFFVECTETASVLQHATPDSLVILDELGRGTSTFDGYAIAYAVFRHLVEKINCRLLFATHYHPLTREFASHPHVSLQHMACAFRSKSVSPLKRDQELVFLYRLTSGACPESYGLQVAMMAGIPEKVVEAASKAGQVMKKSVGESFKSSEQRSEFSTLHEEWLKTLLTVSQAGNYNDEDSLDVLFCLQQELKCSYRSAN